The nucleotide sequence GCGACAATTTTATCGGCAGCACAATGAAATCATTTGGAGCCGGCGACGACGTTCCCATTCAACGCTGGCGATATTATGTCTTTGCCGGAGTTTGACAGTCGCATATGTTTGGCGCTCTAATTGCTTTGGTAGTTCGGAATCCTTTATTGCAGAAAGATATCAGTTTTACAAAAAGAACGTCCAATCGGTCAGTTGAGTGTGGTGATTACGAAAATAACAATGTTGATCAAGATGTTGTGCTAATCAAGTTTATATGCTATCGCCAGTGCGCATGTGGGGACGACGGTGCCAGTGATTGGGATTATTGTACTCAATCAATCGGGTCAAATCAAAGCCAGCTGGCACTATATTGGGTGGCTTAACTCCGCTCAACATGCGAGTTTCTTTTCGAGCTGATGGTGGTATGGGAATGTCCGGAAAGGGAGACACATACACCACCTTCTCCACGGGTTTGTCACTTTTCGGAGCAGGCGTGATGGTCTGAAAGATATcgtttaaagaaaataatttaatttaaactttaaacatACTTTTGCTGGCTCCGGATCCTTCTTGTCAGAATCCTGGTCAAAATAGGCCTCCAGGGCCATAGAAAACTGCTGCAAGCGAGAAACCTTGGCCTGGCAAGGTTTCTGCTGCGAATCGATCCAAATTTCGGTGAAGGCGTGTTTTTGTAAGGCCTCCGTTTCGGGATTGGAGATCAGGTGCTCTTTTCGGACTGTTACTGAGTGGTCAAGGTCAAAGTGTTTTATGCATGGTATCTGGCTCGAGGAAAGTCCCGGAACATCTCTGGGACACAAGGGCACTGGTCTCTGCTTCTGCTCACTGATCGGCGAAACGGTAAACTTCTTGGGAGACTTGAAACAGCCCGCAACCTGTGTGGGCTTGCCAGCGGAGACGCCATCGCAGGTGGATGAGTCGCTGGAATGGACCTCCAAAACGGGCGACTTTGGCTTTACGAAGACGTCGGAAGGCGTGGGCTTCAAAGTATTTCCTGCGCCCTGGCCCAGCTGGGCGGGTGCACCAACCTACGGGAAATTATCTTACACTATGGGCCACATAAAAATCTATTCTacttgccatttttttttccatggAAATCTCATCCGCCGAGCCGGAATCAAAGTCCGCGGCGCTGTCGCAGTCGCTCTCCGAGAGCGAGAGGCTAAGGTTGTCCATGATATCTTCGCTTTGGTCGAACGAGTGGAAGGAGTCATTGTCATCGATATCCGAGTGACTGGTATCAACAAGAGAGCTCATTCTTATGCTTATTATCGTTAAATGTTTCACTTGCAAATCTGTTTTATCCGAATGGCGCAAAAGTCAAAATGACAACCACTACCAGGGCTGCCGAGCTAGCTATTCACCTGTCACTCCCCAAAGGGCTTATCTACACGATATaattttcgcttttatttttgttctgTTCACAGTcctgataaaaattaaatgtttataataataaataaatattaatgaacATTTTTTCTAGAAAAACAATACATTGAATGAGAATTATAAAAAAggatattatttttatattccacACTCGCCCTTAAtcttattaaacaatttagAAATTTTGCTGGTTAGACTGTAAAATGTACTACATTTCTTATTAAAAATACAGTACATAGAACATACCCTAATGGAAAAGCGGGCATATGGAAAGTACTTCGTCGAGCTTCGCAACTCCCTCGTTAAATGGCGcgtaattatttgaatttgattttgtggTTTGTCTTGGAAGACAAGACAAGTATGCAAATATCTAGCCGTTAACAATGCCGCTGCATTTTGCACTCAATAGAGTTGTAAACAATGCCAGGACAATGTGAACGGACCTTTATAAAGGATGTGCGTACTTGACGACGGCCATTGTGCTCCGGTTATGATTGTTCCCCTTCGTGTATTTTCGAACTGATCCACAGATTTGCCCATAtgatcatatacatatgcaccAAACCCATCCGGTGAGAACTGTAGTGGACCTGCTTATGTGGGTGATTTTCATTATCCTCTAATTGTTTGTGCCATTGTTCACGCGATAGGTTTGAGAAATTACACGCTTTGTTAATTGTGCCAGCCCAAAAGGGTCGCCCTTCCTCATATGCAAAGTATGCATTTTCCAGCCCACATGTGAGCCCATTTGCATAAACTGCTTTCACGGCCTTTGTTGTCCGTTGGCCAATCTTCCTGCTGTTGAGCCTCATCTTGGTGGTGGGTTTGTTCTGCTCTAGTTTAAAACCCCAGCTTAGTAGGGTTGGCTGTTGGATGGTACAGGTCGATTTCGGAACCCAGACAACCTGGGTCGGTGCCGGTGCATCCGTTTTATGGCTTGGCCCCGGCGACACGGCGACCTTTCTTTGCCACGCTTTGTTGCATTCTCCTCGCGAccaatatatttgcattggcCAACAATGAAATCTCAAGTACCAGCGTATTGTTGCCATCTTGTTTGCCTAACGCCGGGCGCAGACTAGACTTGTAGTTTCAGAGATCGGCTCAGACGCTGGCTTTCCGGGATTTGGGCTATATACTCTAGATTCCTAAGTGCTTTAAATTAATCCCAATAGAGAAAATCTTGAGGGTTTCAGTTGGATCTTATAGGCATTAAAAAAAGAGTTTAAGGAAACGCAATATTAAAGTTTTTCAGATgagtttttaaaattaaagtcTCAGCATTATTTGCTGTATACAATGGCATGAGGGTGAAGATCTCTTTTTAAACTTAGGAAACCGTAATTTATTAACCAATGGGTTTAGATATTCTACTCCTTGTAGCCATTAGAATGAATCCCTATTCTTTCTCGAATTGAGACTTGAATTTGAAGTGGCAGCCACGCGTGCTCCGTGTAAAATGCTTTTCCAACTCATTAGCACCGACAGTGCCAGTTCCCCCTAATAACTAATTAACTTTCGTTTAGGAAACAATTTCCCCCTTTTCTTTTTCGAGTTCCCCAAATTCGTGTTTACACAACAAAAATGCTGCTCGACAAAGTGTATCTAATTTCATGGGCCAACAAAAAGAGGCAACTTGCAGCGTCCGGGCAACAAATGTGGCAGCGTAAAAAGCAACAGCCATAGTGCATTAATTATCCGGGGGACCTGCGACATC is from Drosophila melanogaster chromosome 3L and encodes:
- the CG5194 gene encoding uncharacterized protein, isoform B, coding for MSSLVDTSHSDIDDNDSFHSFDQSEDIMDNLSLSLSESDCDSAADFDSGSADEISMEKKMLGQGAGNTLKPTPSDVFVKPKSPVLEVHSSDSSTCDGVSAGKPTQVAGCFKSPKKFTVSPISEQKQRPVPLCPRDVPGLSSSQIPCIKHFDLDHSVTVRKEHLISNPETEALQKHAFTEIWIDSQQKPCQAKVSRLQQFSMALEAYFDQDSDKKDPEPAKTITPAPKSDKPVEKVVYVSPFPDIPIPPSARKETRMLSGVKPPNIVPAGFDLTRLIEYNNPNHWHRRPHMRTGDSI
- the CG5194 gene encoding uncharacterized protein, isoform A — its product is MSSLVDTSHSDIDDNDSFHSFDQSEDIMDNLSLSLSESDCDSAADFDSGSADEISMEKKMVGAPAQLGQGAGNTLKPTPSDVFVKPKSPVLEVHSSDSSTCDGVSAGKPTQVAGCFKSPKKFTVSPISEQKQRPVPLCPRDVPGLSSSQIPCIKHFDLDHSVTVRKEHLISNPETEALQKHAFTEIWIDSQQKPCQAKVSRLQQFSMALEAYFDQDSDKKDPEPAKTITPAPKSDKPVEKVVYVSPFPDIPIPPSARKETRMLSGVKPPNIVPAGFDLTRLIEYNNPNHWHRRPHMRTGDSI